One Epinephelus fuscoguttatus linkage group LG10, E.fuscoguttatus.final_Chr_v1 genomic window carries:
- the LOC125896257 gene encoding cartilage oligomeric matrix protein, whose translation MLWFLVLSCALCMGGHAAAGQRDGEIISQIKMTNLALAEIKELLKQQIKEIVFLKNTVMECEACGMGGMQPRPSCVPNPCHPGVKCKETPQGIKCGPCPEGMEGNGTHCTDVDECTVMPCHMGVRCINTSPGFRCGACPAGYTGPQVQGVGLAYAAANKQVCRDINECEGLNNGGCVENSICMNTPGSFRCGPCKTGYIGDQRQGCKPERACGNGQPNPCHPSAGCTVHRDGVIECQCGVGWAGNGYLCGPDIDIDGFPDEKLACPERNCNKDNCLTVPNSGQEDADGDGMGDACDDDADGDGIPNVQDNCVLVPNVDQRNIDEDDFGDACDNCRAVKNNDQKDTDVDKFGDECDEDIDGDGILNHLDNCKRVPNRDQKDRDGDNVGDACDSCPYVPNPEQTDVDNDLIGDPCDTNKDSDGDGHQDSRDNCPAVINSSQLDTDKDGLGDECDDDDDNDGIPDLLPPGPDNCRLIPNPLQEDSNGDGVGNICEKDFDNDTIIDTIDVCPENAEVTLTDFREYQTVVLDPEGDAQIDPNWVVLNQGREIVQTMNSDPGLAVGYTAFSGVDFEGTFHVNTVTDDDYAGFIFGYQDSSSFYVVMWKQVEQIYWQANPFRAVAEPGIQLKAVKSDTGPGENLRNALWHTGDTSDQVKLLWKDARNVGWKDKTSYRWFLQHRPADGYIRVRFYEGTQMVADTGVIIDATMRGGRLGVFCFSQENIIWANLRYRCNDTLPEDFDTYRAQQVQLVA comes from the exons atggAGAAATTATCAGTCAGATTAAAATGACAAACCTTGCACTGGCTGAGATTAAAGAGCTTCTGAAACAGCAG ATTAAAGAGATAGTATTCCTGAAGAACACAGTGATGGAGTGTGAAGCCTGTG GGATGGGAGGAATGCAGCCTCGTCCCTCCTGTGTGCCCAACCCCTGCCACCCAGGGGTGAAGTGTAAGGAGACGCCTCAGGGAATAAAGTGCGGACCCTGTCCAGAGGGCATGGAGGGTAACGGTACCCACTGTACTGATGTGGACGAG TGTACTGTGATGCCGTGTCACATGGGAGTGCGCTGCATTAACACCTCCCCTGGTTTCCGCTGCGGTGCCTGTCCTGCTGGATACACCGGCCCCCAGGTCCAAGGCGTTGGCCTCGCCTATGCCGCTGCCAACAAACAG GTGTGCAGAGATATCAATGAGTGTGAAGGCCTCAACAACGGAGGCTGTGTGGAGAACTCCATCTGTATGAACACCCCT GGCTCATTCAGGTGTGGTCCCTGTAAGACGGGCTACATTGGGGATCAGCGGCAAGGCTGTAAGCCAGAGAGAGCCTGTGGGAATGGCCAACCCAACCCCTGCCACCCTAGCGCTGGGTGCACTGTCCATCGAGATGGTGTCATCGAGTGTCAG TGCGGAGTCGGGTGGGCTGGCAATGGCTACCTCTGCGGGCCGGACATTGACATTGATGGTTTCCCTGATGAGAAACTGGCCTGTCCTGAGAGGAACTGTAACAAG GATAATTGTCTCACTGTTCCCAACTCTGGTCAAGAAGATGCCGACGGCGACGGAATGGGAGATGCCTGTGATGACGATGCAGATGGGGATGGGATTCCCAACGTGCAG GATAACTGCGTGTTGGTGCCTAACGTGGACCAGAGGAACATTGATGAGGACGACTTTGGCGATGCCTGTGACAACTGCCGCGCCGTCAAAAACAACgaccaaaaagacacagatGTGGACAAATTCGGTGATGAGTGTGATGAAGACATTGATGGGGATG GAATCCTAAATCACCTGGATAACTGCAAAAGGGTTCCCAACCGTGACCAGAAAGATCGTGATGGAGACAACGTGGGAGACGCCTGTGACAGCTGCCCTTATGTTCCAAACCCTGAGCAG ACTGATGTAGATAACGACTTGATTGGAGACCCTTGTGACACCAACAAGGACAG TGATGGAGACGGTCACCAAGACTCACGGGACAACTGTCCAGCCGTCATCAACAGCTCTCAACTAGACACTGACAAGGACGGCTTGGGAGACgagtgtgatgatgatgacgacaaTGACGGCATCCCAGACCTGCTGCCACCTGGTCCAGATAACTGCCGTCTGATCCCCAACCCTCTGCAAGAGGACTCTAATG GTGACGGTGTTGGTAACATCTGTGAAAAGGATTTCGACAATGACACCATCATCGACACCATCGACGTTTGCCCAGAAAACGCAGAGGTCACCCTCACCGACTTCAGGGAGTACCAGACTGTTGTTTTAGATCCAGAGGGAGATGCACAGATCGACCCCAACTGGGTGGTGCTGAACCAG GGAAGAGAGATTGTCCAGACTATGAACAGTGATCCTGGACTGGCTGTTG GCTACACAGCTTTCAGCGGCGTGGATTTTGAAGGGACGTTTCATGTAAACACGGTCACGGATGACGACTACGCGGGATTTATATTCGGATACCAGGACAGCTCCAGTTTCTACGTGGTGATGTGGAAGCAGGTGGAACAGATCTACTGGCAGGCGAACCCGTTCAGAGCTGTGGCAGAACCAGGCATCCAGCTGAAG gccGTCAAGTCGGACACGGGTCCAGGTGAAAACCTGAGGAACGCCCTGTGGCACACCGGCGACACAAGCGACCAGGTCAAACTCCTGTGGAAAGATGCTCGCAATGTTGGCTGGAAGGACAAAACTTCTTACCGCTGGTTCCTTCAACACCGACCCGCCGACGGCTACATCAG AGTTCGTTTCTACGAGGGTACTCAGATGGTGGCGGACACAGGCGTCATCATAGATGCCACCATGAGAGGAGGTCGACTGGGAGTCTTCTGCTTCTCCCAGGAGAACATCATCTGGGCCAACCTGCGTTACCGCTGCAACG ACACTCTTCCTGAGGACTTTGACACCTACAGAGCCCAGCAGGTCCAGCTGGTGGCCTGA